One window of Campylobacter sp. RM12651 genomic DNA carries:
- a CDS encoding PilT/PilU family type 4a pilus ATPase, translated as MEIDLENIRWELRDNLDGWLNTLIEVGGSDLHLSSNLNPKGRVNGEISEIAPDIISREDMLDLCKALTRGDFTRFVDNKNIDFSYEPKNKDKFKYKGSFRVNLFFTMNGPSAVFRTIPDTMPSFEALKLPEVIKDITTTETRGLILVTGPTGSGKTTTLASIIEYINQNYHRHIITIEDPIEFKYKPAKSIVNQRAIGQDALSFQDALRAALREDPDIILVGEMRDLETIEVAMHAAETGHLVLSTLHTINAQETLNRVLGMFPKEEQNRIRSSFSGVLKAVISQRLCKTTDGKRTAAIEVLRGNERIKRLILEGRENSIGDVLKEGTMKMQSFDQHLLMLYKSGRITEEEAYDKASNANDLKVLIDGYKFGEAKKSSSNVSTGFQFKLASQEE; from the coding sequence ATGGAAATAGATTTAGAAAATATTCGTTGGGAATTAAGAGATAATTTAGATGGTTGGTTAAATACCTTAATTGAAGTTGGTGGAAGTGATTTACACCTTAGCTCAAACCTAAATCCAAAAGGTAGAGTAAATGGAGAAATTAGCGAAATAGCACCTGATATTATATCAAGAGAAGATATGTTAGATTTATGTAAAGCCCTAACAAGAGGAGATTTTACAAGATTTGTAGATAATAAAAATATAGACTTCTCTTATGAGCCTAAAAATAAAGATAAATTTAAATATAAAGGCTCTTTTCGTGTGAATTTATTTTTTACAATGAATGGACCTAGTGCTGTTTTTAGAACAATCCCTGATACTATGCCAAGTTTTGAAGCATTAAAACTGCCAGAAGTTATTAAAGATATAACAACAACAGAAACAAGGGGATTAATATTAGTTACTGGACCAACTGGTAGTGGTAAAACGACTACACTTGCTTCAATCATTGAATATATTAATCAAAACTACCATAGACATATTATCACTATTGAAGACCCAATTGAATTTAAATATAAACCTGCAAAATCAATAGTAAATCAAAGAGCTATAGGACAAGATGCTTTAAGTTTTCAAGATGCACTAAGAGCAGCTTTAAGGGAAGACCCTGATATTATTCTAGTAGGTGAGATGAGAGATTTAGAAACCATTGAAGTAGCAATGCACGCAGCAGAAACAGGACACTTAGTTTTAAGCACACTTCACACAATTAATGCACAAGAAACATTAAATAGGGTTTTAGGAATGTTCCCTAAAGAAGAGCAAAACAGAATTAGAAGTTCATTTTCTGGAGTATTAAAGGCTGTTATTTCTCAAAGATTATGTAAAACCACAGATGGAAAAAGAACAGCTGCTATTGAAGTTTTAAGAGGAAATGAGCGTATAAAAAGACTTATTTTAGAAGGTAGGGAAAACTCAATAGGCGATGTATTAAAAGAAGGCACAATGAAAATGCAAAGTTTTGACCAACATTTGCTAATGCTATATAAATCAGGAAGAATTACAGAAGAAGAAGCGTATGATAAAGCAAGTAATGCAAATGACTTGAAAGTATTAATTGATGGTTATAAATTTGGAGAAGCTAAAAAATCATCATCTAATGTAAGCACTGGTTTTCAATTTAAACTTGCTTCTCAAGAAGAATAA
- a CDS encoding transaldolase, giving the protein MSGYSIWCDFIENSFLDNEFLQMLASGTINGATSNPSIFKNAITTSAYYKERIKQLNIKNKEELFLTLALEDIKKAAIKMSHLYAKDSNNGFISFEINPLNSNNAGLSIAEGLKIANLINMPNLMIKVPATNAGYEVMNTLASYGISINATLIFSYEQAKKCNDAIAQGMKKYKAKNPNGIINKGVVSIFVSRVDSLLNNRFSVKNQIGIQNAIYSASKVGSENIRALFASTGTKSNDLSKDYYLKELEFNNTINTAPINAINAYKPSKTIKNLNQEIISNSKDFIFSTINEIEYNAACKKLLEDGLIQFEKAYIDILESL; this is encoded by the coding sequence ATGAGTGGATATAGCATTTGGTGTGATTTTATTGAAAATAGTTTTTTAGATAATGAATTTTTACAAATGCTAGCTAGTGGCACTATAAATGGTGCTACTAGTAATCCTAGTATATTTAAAAATGCAATTACTACTTCAGCATATTATAAAGAAAGAATTAAGCAATTAAATATAAAAAATAAAGAAGAATTATTTTTAACTCTAGCCTTAGAAGATATTAAAAAAGCAGCTATTAAAATGAGCCATTTATATGCAAAAGATAGCAATAATGGTTTTATTAGTTTTGAAATAAATCCACTAAATAGCAATAATGCAGGTCTTAGTATTGCAGAAGGTTTAAAGATTGCTAATTTAATAAATATGCCAAATTTAATGATAAAAGTGCCGGCAACTAATGCAGGATATGAAGTTATGAATACATTGGCAAGTTATGGAATTAGCATAAATGCTACACTGATTTTTTCTTACGAACAAGCAAAAAAATGTAATGATGCAATAGCACAAGGTATGAAAAAGTATAAAGCAAAAAATCCTAATGGAATAATTAATAAAGGTGTAGTTAGTATTTTTGTAAGCAGAGTTGATAGCTTATTAAATAATAGATTTAGCGTTAAAAACCAAATAGGAATTCAAAACGCAATTTATTCAGCATCTAAAGTTGGTAGTGAAAATATAAGAGCTTTATTTGCAAGTACAGGAACAAAAAGTAATGATTTAAGTAAAGATTATTATTTAAAAGAACTAGAATTTAATAACACTATAAATACAGCTCCAATTAATGCTATAAATGCCTATAAACCTAGTAAAACTATAAAGAATTTAAATCAAGAAATAATTTCAAATTCAAAAGATTTTATATTCTCAACTATAAACGAAATTGAGTATAATGCCGCTTGCAAAAAACTTTTAGAAGATGGATTAATCCAATTTGAAAAAGCATATATAGATATTTTAGAAAGTCTTTAA
- a CDS encoding chemotaxis protein CheW produces the protein MERLNQVLNRQQEQVKGASGRDVKEEQIRQLVGFMIDEEEYAIPILSIQEIIKPIEYTRVPSVPDYVLGVFNMRGNVIPLIDLAKRFGLGSSKHTQHTRYIVLKGEEGNIGFVIDKLTEAIKIKESNIDQPPETLLKEKGMIDGIGKQENSILTILKVEALMKRDF, from the coding sequence ATGGAAAGATTAAATCAAGTTTTAAATAGACAACAAGAACAAGTTAAAGGTGCTTCTGGTAGAGATGTAAAAGAAGAACAAATTAGACAATTAGTAGGATTTATGATTGATGAAGAAGAGTATGCAATTCCAATTCTAAGCATACAAGAAATCATAAAGCCTATTGAATACACTAGAGTTCCTAGCGTTCCTGATTATGTATTAGGAGTATTCAATATGCGTGGTAATGTAATTCCATTAATTGACCTTGCAAAGCGTTTTGGCTTGGGTAGTTCAAAACATACTCAACATACAAGATATATAGTTTTAAAAGGTGAAGAAGGAAATATTGGTTTTGTTATTGATAAATTAACAGAAGCTATCAAAATTAAAGAAAGTAATATTGACCAACCACCTGAAACTTTACTTAAAGAAAAAGGTATGATTGATGGAATTGGCAAGCAAGAAAATAGTATTTTAACTATATTAAAAGTTGAAGCTTTAATGAAAAGGGATTTTTAA
- a CDS encoding chemotaxis protein CheW: protein MEDMQEILEDFLVEAFELIEQIDHDLVELESNPEDLELLNRIFRVAHTVKGSSSFLNFDVLTKLTHHMEDVLNKARHGELLITPDIMDVVLESIDMMKDLLHCIKDNGNDTAINMDISSICSRLTAISEGKILSEVKAEPKSLDEKIEELIEKDSNSNEEEVDVNSLSADEVEAEIERLLKQRKAEDKARREEKKQQEAVVETKKVEKVVETPVEKPVEKISERASEKQDTKEARNAKQAPVAADKGNSSNMEQTIRVEVKRLDNLMNLIGELVLGKNRLLKIYDDVEERYEGEKFIEELNQVVNQLSVVTTDIQLAVMKTRMQPIAKVFNKFPRVVRDLSRDLGKQIELELEGEETELDKSIVEEIGDPIMHMIRNSCDHGVESAEDRIAAGKPERGTVQLKAYNEGNHIVIEIADDGKGLNAEVLKTKGIEKGIISEREADNMSDKEAYGLIFKPGFSTAKQVTNVSGRGVGMDVVKTNIDKLNGIIEVDSELGKGTVIKLKIPLTLAIIQSLLVKTQEEFYAIPLASVLETVRVAIDDIYTIEGKNVLRLRDEVLSLVRLSDLFGVKQVLENSEQAYVVVVGAAASKLGIIVDTLIGQEEVVIKSMGYYLQNITGIAGSTIRGDGNVTLIVDVGAMMDMAKDVKVDIKANNDTGSKVSKDKPSDYVVLAVDDSQIDRGIMKKALEPLGIKVIEASNGVEALNIIKSGEHSIDGMLIDIEMPRMDGYTLAAEIRKYAKYRNLPLIAVTSRTSKSDRLRGVEVGMTEYITKPYSYEYLENVVRKNLKLG from the coding sequence ATGGAAGATATGCAAGAGATATTAGAAGACTTCTTAGTAGAAGCTTTTGAATTAATTGAACAAATAGATCACGATTTAGTTGAGCTTGAGAGTAATCCTGAAGATTTAGAATTGCTAAACCGCATTTTCCGTGTTGCTCACACTGTTAAAGGAAGTTCAAGCTTTTTAAACTTTGATGTTTTAACAAAACTAACTCATCATATGGAAGATGTTTTAAACAAAGCTCGTCACGGCGAATTACTAATAACTCCTGATATTATGGATGTTGTGCTTGAATCAATTGATATGATGAAAGACTTATTACATTGTATTAAAGATAATGGCAATGATACAGCAATAAATATGGATATTAGCTCGATTTGTAGCCGTCTAACTGCAATTAGCGAGGGTAAAATTTTAAGCGAAGTTAAGGCTGAGCCAAAAAGTTTAGATGAGAAAATTGAAGAATTAATTGAAAAAGATTCAAATAGTAATGAAGAAGAAGTAGATGTAAATTCTTTAAGTGCTGATGAAGTAGAAGCTGAAATTGAAAGATTATTAAAACAAAGAAAAGCTGAAGATAAAGCAAGAAGAGAAGAGAAAAAACAACAAGAAGCAGTGGTAGAAACTAAAAAAGTTGAAAAAGTAGTTGAAACACCTGTTGAAAAACCAGTAGAAAAAATCTCTGAAAGAGCTAGTGAAAAACAAGATACAAAAGAAGCTAGAAATGCAAAACAAGCACCTGTAGCTGCTGATAAAGGCAACTCATCAAATATGGAGCAAACTATTAGGGTTGAAGTAAAAAGACTTGATAACCTAATGAACTTAATAGGCGAACTTGTATTGGGTAAAAATAGACTTTTAAAAATCTATGATGATGTTGAAGAAAGATATGAAGGCGAAAAATTCATAGAAGAATTAAATCAAGTTGTAAATCAATTAAGCGTAGTAACAACTGATATTCAACTAGCTGTAATGAAAACAAGAATGCAACCAATTGCAAAAGTATTTAACAAATTCCCAAGGGTTGTTAGAGATTTAAGCCGTGATTTAGGAAAACAAATTGAGCTTGAACTTGAAGGTGAAGAAACAGAACTTGATAAATCAATCGTAGAAGAAATAGGCGATCCTATTATGCATATGATTAGAAATTCTTGTGATCACGGAGTTGAATCAGCAGAAGATAGAATTGCAGCAGGCAAACCAGAAAGAGGAACGGTTCAGCTAAAAGCATACAATGAAGGAAATCACATAGTAATTGAAATAGCTGATGATGGTAAAGGACTTAATGCTGAAGTATTAAAAACTAAAGGTATTGAAAAAGGAATTATTAGCGAAAGAGAAGCTGATAATATGAGCGATAAAGAAGCTTATGGTCTTATATTTAAACCAGGATTTTCAACTGCTAAACAAGTAACAAATGTAAGTGGTCGTGGTGTTGGAATGGATGTTGTTAAAACAAACATTGATAAGCTAAATGGTATTATTGAAGTGGATAGCGAATTAGGAAAAGGAACGGTTATAAAACTAAAAATCCCATTAACACTAGCTATCATTCAATCACTACTTGTAAAAACTCAAGAAGAATTCTATGCAATTCCACTTGCTAGTGTTCTTGAAACGGTAAGAGTTGCTATTGATGATATTTATACAATTGAAGGTAAAAATGTTTTAAGACTTAGAGATGAAGTTTTATCACTTGTAAGACTTAGTGATTTATTTGGAGTAAAACAAGTACTTGAAAATAGCGAACAAGCTTATGTAGTTGTTGTTGGTGCAGCAGCTTCTAAACTTGGAATTATAGTAGATACTTTAATAGGTCAAGAAGAAGTTGTAATTAAATCTATGGGATATTATTTACAAAATATCACAGGAATTGCAGGCTCAACCATTCGTGGAGATGGTAATGTTACATTAATAGTTGATGTTGGTGCAATGATGGATATGGCAAAAGATGTTAAAGTAGATATTAAAGCTAATAACGACACAGGTTCAAAAGTTTCAAAAGATAAGCCAAGTGATTATGTAGTTTTAGCGGTTGATGATTCTCAAATTGATAGAGGAATTATGAAAAAAGCATTAGAGCCGCTTGGAATTAAAGTAATTGAAGCAAGCAATGGTGTAGAAGCTTTAAATATAATTAAAAGCGGAGAGCATTCAATAGATGGAATGCTAATTGATATTGAAATGCCAAGAATGGATGGTTACACACTAGCAGCAGAAATTAGAAAATATGCAAAATATAGAAATCTACCACTAATTGCTGTTACAAGTAGAACTAGCAAGAGTGATAGACTAAGAGGCGTAGAAGTAGGAATGACTGAGTATATTACAAAGCCTTATTCTTATGAATATTTAGAAAATGTAGTAAGAAAGAATTTAAAATTAGGATAA
- a CDS encoding 50S ribosomal protein L25/general stress protein Ctc, giving the protein MLEGQIRQSIGRKSAKAARQDGMLIANIYGKGVENIHAVFKTNEFIKEVRKKDGLIFPVSVDGKTYEVVIVDYQHHPVTSEIKHVDLKIALKGVESFYMVPVKVVGTAKGLKNKGVLIQSKRRLKVKCKAENLPNFFELDVTDLDVGDALLVRDIKVADNVKIIDAGRVAVVGVEKAR; this is encoded by the coding sequence ATGTTAGAAGGACAAATTAGACAGAGTATTGGTAGAAAGTCAGCTAAAGCTGCTAGACAAGATGGTATGCTAATTGCTAATATCTATGGCAAAGGCGTTGAAAATATCCATGCGGTATTTAAAACAAACGAATTCATTAAAGAAGTTCGTAAAAAAGACGGATTAATTTTCCCTGTTAGTGTTGATGGTAAAACTTATGAAGTTGTAATTGTTGATTATCAACACCATCCAGTAACTAGCGAAATTAAGCACGTTGATTTAAAAATAGCACTAAAAGGTGTTGAGAGCTTTTATATGGTTCCAGTAAAAGTTGTAGGAACTGCAAAAGGTCTTAAAAATAAAGGTGTATTAATTCAATCAAAACGCCGCTTAAAAGTAAAATGTAAAGCAGAAAATTTACCTAACTTCTTTGAATTAGATGTAACTGATTTAGATGTTGGTGATGCTTTATTAGTAAGAGATATTAAAGTTGCTGATAATGTAAAAATTATTGACGCTGGTCGTGTAGCTGTTGTTGGAGTTGAAAAAGCTAGATGA
- the pth gene encoding aminoacyl-tRNA hydrolase, with protein sequence MILVIGLGNPGEKYANTRHNLGFMLIDKLLNSSYTKQSLNCNGELYKKQNILLLKPLTYMNNSGESVKKVVDFYKPERIIVCHDEMDINFSKLKIKKGGSSGGHNGLKSIDNFIGNDYERIRLGIGKPDLKYEVINYVLDNFNENEKKELENFLNYSKDALEYLLDNDILKTQNKFHN encoded by the coding sequence ATGATTTTAGTAATAGGCTTAGGAAATCCTGGCGAGAAATATGCAAATACTCGCCACAACCTAGGCTTTATGTTAATTGATAAATTACTTAACTCTTCTTACACTAAACAAAGTTTAAACTGCAATGGAGAACTTTATAAAAAACAAAATATATTACTACTCAAACCACTAACCTACATGAATAATTCAGGGGAAAGTGTAAAGAAAGTCGTAGATTTTTATAAACCAGAAAGAATAATTGTATGCCACGATGAAATGGATATAAATTTTTCTAAGCTAAAAATTAAAAAAGGTGGTAGTTCTGGTGGTCATAATGGATTAAAATCCATAGATAACTTTATAGGTAATGATTATGAAAGAATTAGATTAGGAATTGGAAAACCTGATTTAAAATATGAAGTTATTAATTATGTTCTTGACAATTTTAATGAAAATGAAAAAAAAGAATTAGAAAACTTCTTAAATTATTCAAAAGACGCTTTAGAATATCTTTTGGACAATGATATATTAAAGACTCAAAATAAATTTCATAATTAA